The Setaria italica strain Yugu1 chromosome VIII, Setaria_italica_v2.0, whole genome shotgun sequence genome includes the window ACTCCCCCACCACTTTCCAAGGCAAATCAGCCAAACTCCTTGTTATATTCCACCTCTTGGTTGCATCCTTATAGATGTCCATGTATACTCCTTTGTTTGTCTACTCAGCTTATCACATGGTCGGAAtgtctttgaaacatgtttagggACAGTCCATAGTGGAGGGAAGTAAATGTCAAAGGAAGTTTGTAAGGATAAGACAACACAAATTTTGTAAGGATATTCTAAAGCATCTTCTTCTAAACCATCCGCCCTTCACGGTGCTGGTTGAGATGAGCTCCAATTCTACGAGCACCTTGGAAAGTGAAATTAAGTGGAGCCTGGGCTGACTTGATGTTCTAGGTACAATTAATGTCAGCCCAGGCTCCACTTAATTCCACTTTCCAATGTGCTAGCACTGCAACTCCAGTTCATGTGCGTGTACGTAGTTCCAGGGGCTCAAGCTCCACAAGGACAAGGATTGATCTATAAGAAGATCTATGAACTGATCTATAAGAAGACACCATTGAATCAACTGGGTACTGACTGAGGCATTTGTCCTAGAGTAGACCAATGGCAGCGGGGTTAAGCTTCTTTGAACGTGAATAAGTCAGAATTCTtgctctttctctttttcttcgcTCTGTTCTTCTGTTTACAAGGGACTCAGTTGACACTCGAGACCTctcaccaactcctccaccacTTTCCAAGACAAATCAGCTTATCACATGTAGtgtctttgaaacatgtttaaAGAACATCACATTATGTTTATCATCTTCTGCACAACAACAAATGTGACCTTTGGAAGATAGCCCTCCTCTAAACTCTCACAACAACATGAACCACTGGCAGTTCGGTCAAGGAAATATGATTGCAAAAATCATTTGAAGTCCTCATGGCAATACTACTTGGGAAATGGGTTATCCATTTTGATTGCGTAAGCCCAATAGAGGTTGATTATCGAAGATGTCCACAATGATACTTTCTACAGCTACCAGCATCCAAGGTTTGCAATCGATTTTTGCTAACTTCAAAGCTAGGAGGAATTTTATTCTTGCTAGTACAAGTACAATATATGGCATCATCGTGTATTAGTCATCTTTCCTTGGCCGAACTTCCAGTGGTTCAATGGTATCTTCTTATAGATCAATTCATAGATCTTATGTATTTTGTCATGATGACAGCTATGGAGCCCTCCCAGCCCCTTTGAGCCAATGCCAAACCCTTTCTGAACTGCACATGGAACGTGAAAACTCTTTCTGCaatgtttaataatgtaaacATTCGAGGAGCACCAAGAGTATCAAGGCAGCCCAAGCCAATGGTTacaattgccgcatggggtcGAGCATCACCACTTAAGATAACTTTTGAAAGGACCGCTGTGGAGGTATGCCTGCAACAGCTAAAGgttcatgggtactttgtgccagactactcatattttaaaataaaggtGCTTGAGGAGGGAAGCAGTAGTGTGATTATGACTGCTAAGAGGCTATGTCAtctgaatcaacatgacatggtatggatctaatcatccttttattttcaattacgttacatcttttaaattttataataatgttattctcttcttttaggatatctATAATCAAACCTTTGCGGCAATAAGCTTTGAAGTGATTCTGGAGCAAGCCGTGGAAAGGTTGGGATATAGTTACAGCGATGGATACCCGACACGCACTAGAGATTTCACGCTCCAAACTAAGCTCTCTTTCTACCAGGCATCTCAAGCGACGGACAAACCATTGTTTTATATTTATGATTGTCCAAATTATTATCATTCTGAAGCGCTTGAGAGTGCACTAGTTCATGCTCTAACTTATATTGATGACGTTCTAGACTTTAAGATTGCGGATATGAATTATGCTCCATATCTAAGTAAGCTATCCGGACTAAGCCCGTAGTCTGCATGGATGTAACATTTGTCTTATGTCTTTGAACTTCTCTCTAAGAGAAGTAGTGTTGTATGAACTTAAGTACttactttttcttttcttatgtATTTGAATTATTATCAGAAATGGTTCTCTCTaagatctcaaatgtaatattatagatatatagaactttacatatattagcgtattagaactagtatacgtaaaggaaacatatatgaaatacaaatatagaataaaaaatagaaaataagaaaagaaaggaaaaaaaatagtaccGGTTTAGgataccaaccagtactaatgaGGCAGCCTCCGTGCggggcgtggcaggccctttagtaccggttgatatccccaaccggtactaaacatttagtaccggttatttcaaccggtactaaatgatcCCCCTCTAGTATCAATTGGCCAATTGGTCAGCaccagttgcacaaccggtactagaggtgaTTTCTTCAGTAGTGTTTCCATAACCATACTTACCCAACTGCAAGTTACAACTAGAGCGATGACTCGGACCGCGCTGCTCTATTGGATAACTCTCACATCTTTCTGCAATTGCGTTGGTGTCTGGTGCAGCCAGCCGGTCGTTGCTGTACCATAATTCATGCATGGAGGGTGATTGGCGGCTAATTGTTCGCCTCGGTAATGTTTCTTAGCTCTCTGCCTCTCTTACAATACCATACTAACTCGAGGTTAATTATTTATACAAACATACCTTAATTTACCATGTGCACAACTTATCTATGTCCGTCCCTTTAGTCTGCTATGTTAAGTGTACGAGCAAGCAAGGTGGTTGGCACGTCCTGTTAACCTCTTTCAATAAATACGGCAAATTATAACGAAGGGATCACATTGCAAAAGTGCAACTTGAAGGATACTCAGATAAGGATGGAGTGGTTAGCCGATATTGTTAGACTTTTCAGGAAACTATTTTacaatttcctttttttctgttgttttctCCAAATTCAACCCTTTTATCTTATGTTGTTAGGATGCCTTGTTTATTCTACGAGCAATAATACTATAGGAGATGGATTAAATATACCCAAGTGACATCATGATCAACCCTCCCATTGCTTTCATTTTGTCGttggcttcatgggtgtttttttttataatgaaacaGAGAATAACTGTTCAATAATGTCCGCCCGTGTATGTGAATATGTgactatagtttttttttcccgaggGATTCAATATAACTATCTTTTTTGTTACTGAAAATGTAGTCAAATAGAGGTTATAAGATTGGCTTATAGTTAACACCACTACTTTAAAGATTTTGAAGTACCTAAACCAAATGGTGCTACCAGAgataattaattttttattacATTTTCTGATTCGCTCGAAAAGTAACTTAGTACTAGCCAACGCATAGTTTTAGAATTATCCAATGGCTTCAGCTAAACTTGCATTCTGATCTACTACTATCATTTAGATAGAATAGCTACCGGCCAACAAAAAGTCCTAAGGGAAATGGTGTGTTAGTAAAGATTATGTGTACAGCTAGCAGCTACAATGATGAGCCCGCATTAGGTACAATTTGGATTCCAGATTACATGCATGGATATGTATGGGTTTCAGATTTCGAACTGTCTTTACCCTGTTACAACTTGACTTGAAAAGGTACTCGATAAATTAATTAGAAAATAAGTGGCTGACACTTTGAGTAAGGATATGACATGATTATTAAATTTAAATGTAAATATCGGGTCCATCAAGCTATAATTTTACGAGTGTAGGTTTGGTATTGTGATAGAGTTTGCATGCATTTGCCTGGGCATGGACATGCTTTGGAGGGCGAAATTATGACTTAAGCAACAGTATGAAGGGTGTAAAAGCGAtttatcactagtagagaattgacctttagtcccagttggtagggtgcaaatctcccgaaaatgcatccgggataaaccaaccgggacaaaaggggggtattaccaaccgggataaaacgggtcaccacggtcggcgttgcaaaaaaaaaaagaaatcccgagctcccaggaggccccccacacgcgcacgtcgcaagtcacaagtcacgcgaaatatgcgcgtgcgcgctgcgtgggattcgaacccacaacctccagcctcgcgtcacgcgatttttcacgcgaaatatgcgcgtgcgcgctgcgtgggattcgaacccacaacctccagcctcgcgcgtagcttccttgccatcccacctacacaccacatctgagtatgtaggggatgctatccttttgtattaactcgtgggggacccttttatcccggttggtataaaccgggataaaagggttcgaggatttaatcctcttccagccaccttccagtcacctcgttggggacccttttatcccggtttgaaacaccaaccgggataaatgacccccttttatcccggttggtattacaaaccgggataaaaggctcttaacccttttatcccggttggtgttaccaaccgggataaaagacaaccgggataaaaggggggtcttttatcccggttggtgtttcaaaccgagataaaaggcctctcagagtctttttttcccactagcctttgcaaccgggataaaatgtcccggttggtgagccccccaccagtgaccgagttttagtcccggttggtgaaccttttgtcccgggccaactttaaaccgggacaaaagggggcgcatggaaagccaattaTCTACTAGTGTATTCTCCTCATTTATATAAGGTTAACCATACCAAACCATTGAAATGTCATTAATTTACTATTAGTAGCTAAGTTAAGGAAAAAGTTACTGTAGGCGATGTAAAAACTCGTAGCCCCCAAGAATTCACTCGGTCCtgcatttactttttttttttgttccacCTAGCTAAGGAATTAAGCCAGTAACACTCCACTTGAGAACTCGTGCTTTTTGTATTTTGGTTCATCTATCATAGGTAAACTTCTTGCGACTACCTTTGATGCCACATAGTGTTCTTGTTGCTGTCACCAAATTCTTTCTTCAACACCTCCTGCTTTCAACTGAAGACGAGATTATTTGAGTACCACTTGGCACTTGCTTATCGCACAACTTCCTTTTCTTTGGCGTATTTTGCCTATATATGCCCATGCATTTTGTCAGATCAGAGATGAGGAAGCTACCTAACTGCTCTTGCTTTACAAGTTAGCAATTAGCATGAAACGCTTAGTAGCCATGCCTCAAGTTCTGTGGTTTCTCCTTGCTAGCACACTAGCAATTTCCCATCTGGCAGTGGCCACGCCCGTGCCATCTCCAATGCTGGGATCGCGTTGCCCTAACATGTGCGGCGACGTAGAGGTTCCCTACCCCTTTGGCATCGGAGCCAACTGTTCCCGGCCAGGCTATGACTACTTCACAGTTGATTGTAACCACAGCTTTAACCCTCCGAGACCATACACTGGTAGCCTGGAGATCATCAGCATATCATTGGATGCCGGCGAGGTGCGTGTGGCCGCCCCTGTTTCTTATATCTGCTACACGTCGTCCAACACCTTCCAATCCAGCCAAGGCTTCGTTTGGAAAGTCAACGCCCCGTATCTCATCTCGACTGCGAGAAACTTCTTCACGGTCATCGGCTGCAACACCCTGGCGTATCTGCAAGGCCGGGACGATTGGAGCTACTACACCGGCTGCATCACCTCCTGCGAAAACTTGGAGGAGGCAGCCCGCAATGGCGAGGAGTGCACTGGTCTCGGCTGCTGCCAGACGCTCATCTCGAGAAACCTTAGCACGATTGGGGTCAACTGGAACAACGGCACCAGATCCATCAATCCTGCGTGGAGCTACAGCCCTTGTAGCTACGCCATCCTGGCCGAGAAAGGCAGGTATGCATCATACAGCTTTGCAGTGATATATGGTATCCCAAAGAAGCTACGGCATGCAGCTCGATGAAATTATATATACACTATGCACTTTATGATAGCAAAAACGAGCTTTTACCCGGAGTGACTGACTGTGCAAGCTTACTTATTTTATAGGTACAAGTTCAATCCGAGAGACCTCGTTCGTGATGAGAACGACAGCTTTGCTAGCTGGGTTGCAAAGGAAAAGATCCCGATGGTGCTTGACTGGGCCATCAGGGGTAATGGCTCTTGCCGACCCCCAGCAAAGGACGCAGGTCCTTTGGCAAAATTGACAGCTCCTGATTGTGTCAGTGAACACAGCTTCTGTGTTAATGCCACACAAGGGCCTGGGTACCTATGCAACTGTTCCGAGGGATACAGGGGCAATCCCTACACCATCGGGGGATGCACAAGttagttttctttatttccctGCCTTTAATAAGATCGGATGCAAATCTAGCTAAATTACTACTTTTTGACGGCTTCTACATTTTTGTGGAATGTATTGATATATGTTTTCATGGACAACTAAGTAACTATTAGAAAACAATGGCTGTATAATGACTGTGAACTGAAGACTACGCCATAGGCTACTCATAAGAGTGCATGTGTCGACAATTATAAAGTCGAATTCACAATTTTTAATAATTACTGACTTTTGGATTCTATATGAATTAAGCAATAACTTTGTAGCACGCTATTTCACTATATGATGTCTAGATACATCTATgaggaattttttttcccatcaAGCATATAAGATATCGCGCCAATAATTTTTTAAGGTTTACTTATGCAAGTTATGTTTCAGTATAATTCAGTGGCAGAAAGCAACAGAGGATTCTTTGCTGATTTTTTCTTTGAACTAACTATTTGAATGCCTGTATAACACAGATATTAATGAGTGCCAAGAATATGACAATCCTTGTCACAGTAGTAGCACCTGCCATGATACACTAGGTGATTACAAGTGCAAATGCAAATTTGGACTAAAAGGAGATGGCAAAAGTGACAACGGATGCCAGCCTATATTTCCACCATGGGCAATAGCGATCATAGGTGAGCACTCGCTCATTGATTATCTATCTGATGTCACCTCTCCAGTTCTGCCATTTTCAATTTTGGAATGAGCAATATCCTAGTAAACTGGCACTTAAGTTTAGTTGGTGATTAAAAACAAAAGTACATCTAATTTTATGCATACATCATACCAAACATTTATTATTAGGTGTGTGTCCTTGTGCAATTGAGAACACACAGTTTTGCTAGTTTGCTAGATGTACATATAATCAGGTCGCATAGCAAATGTAACGGCTCAATATGAATTAATGTTTGTATATCTCTATGTCTGCAGCAACATTTGCTATCGTCGTGGTAGCATGTTTCGTGATTATGGACGTTAAAAGACGAAAGCAAAGGAGGTTTTTTGACAAAAATGGTGGTGAGATACTGAAGAGCATGGGTATAAACATCTTCACCGAGCAGCAGCTGAAGAAGATCACAAACAGCTACAAAGAAACTATAGGAGAAGGCGCCTTTGGCAAGGTCTACATAGGGACCATTGATGAAGGCACCCAACGGGTCGCGGTTAAGCGTGCCTCTGTGAAAGGCGAGGCGCTTCCGCAGGAGGAATTCGTGAATGAGATCACCTTCCAGTTCCGGATCAGCCATGCAAACCTAGTGCGCCTCGTTGGGTGCTGCCTTGAGACAGACGTTCCCATGCTGGTCTTTGAGTTCATCTCAAAGGGAAGCCTGTTCAACGTGCTACACGGTGCTGATGATCAAGAGGCACTCAGGCTGCTTGAGCGCGTAGACATTGCCATTGGCTCTGCAGAAGCTCTCGCTTACATGCACTCACATGGTGGCCACAACCACGTACATGGGGACATCAAGTCTGGAAATATCCTCCTCAGTGATGATCTTACGCCCAAGGTCTCTGACTTTGGGTCATCCAAGCTCGTGTCTGTTGCCAGCATGTACTCCAAGTGGTGCGTGTCGGGGGACATGAGCTACATAGACCCAGTATACATAAAATCTGGCCGTTTCACAGAgaagagcgacgtgtacagctttgGTGTCGTGCTCCTGGAACTCATCACGAGGAAGAAAGCCAAGTACGGTGACAACAGCCTCCCTCTAGACTTCGTCAAGTGCTGCAAGGAGGAGGGCAATGGAAGGAAGTTGTACGACAGAGACATCTTGTCTGATGATGATGCTCAGGCTCATCGTCATATGGAGTGCCTTGACAGGATCGGCGCACTCGCGGTTCGATGTCTCAAGGAAGATGTGGATGAGAGACCGACCATGGCAGAGGTGCTGGATGAGCTTAAGCAAGTGAAGGCAATAGCCAGCGGAGGCTCATCAGGTTCTGTGGCAAGCTAAAGACAGGTAGATGATGAAGCACTCAAGCTATAGCTGGTACTACTTTATACTAGCACTCAAGCTCATCTTTATCATTAACGTGTTGATGATTGTATTGAACACTATGGGTTGTACATTCATGAGTAATGCTATTTTCTTGTATCGGTGTGAGCTTATTGTATCTTAAGGCCACTGCAGAAATTTCGGGACGGTGTATCGTTGTGAACAGAGACATGCTGAAAACCGCAGGGGATTCTGCTCTGTGTCTGAAATACTAGTTACCCTGCTTCTGCTCCTCTGAATCCATACTTCCAGCAAGTTCTCTATTCAGAAAATTAAATTGCATCGCCACACCGCGGACTTGTCGAATTGCCTTACCACAAAACTGCCGCCGTGCAGGAGGATATGGGGTGCACGCAAGCGGCGAGGCGCCATGACCGGCCAACCAGCGAAGCAAGCGCACGGCTGCTCTCTCTCGCTCGGCTCACAGCCACGACGGAGGATGTCGATGAATCGAGCGACCCTACCACTTAATATTGGAGCGAATTATTTGCTTTGGAACAGAGCCAAATCGCCGATCCAGACCGAAGCAGGGGCCTATATGCAAAAATTGATAATAAATGGATGGACAAACCGGGGTGTCTTCTGCAGAACATTCGGGGCCGGCGGACATGGCATCCGGCGACGCCgcaccgccggccaccgctgACATTGTGGCCGTGCATCCCGCGCTCCCGTCCATGGATCTCGTGCCACGCACTACCTCCAGTCCGCCGCGCTTTCCTCACCCACAGGAATGTATCCcgcgcggcagcgccggcgccgtcgaccGGGAGGTTGCGCGGTGGTCAGAGACGGTTAGAGCCCGTGGCAATTTCTGCTCGTCTTCTTCTCAGGCTGCCTGCTGGGTTCCTCTCATTCGATCTGCCACTGACAAAGGCATCTCTTCCTCTGAGAGCTCTATTGTCATGCCTGCACAACAGACCATGCGTTCGATGTTTTACCTACAAGGAGCACTCATGC containing:
- the LOC101776051 gene encoding wall-associated receptor kinase 4; amino-acid sequence: MKRLVAMPQVLWFLLASTLAISHLAVATPVPSPMLGSRCPNMCGDVEVPYPFGIGANCSRPGYDYFTVDCNHSFNPPRPYTGSLEIISISLDAGEVRVAAPVSYICYTSSNTFQSSQGFVWKVNAPYLISTARNFFTVIGCNTLAYLQGRDDWSYYTGCITSCENLEEAARNGEECTGLGCCQTLISRNLSTIGVNWNNGTRSINPAWSYSPCSYAILAEKGRYKFNPRDLVRDENDSFASWVAKEKIPMVLDWAIRGNGSCRPPAKDAGPLAKLTAPDCVSEHSFCVNATQGPGYLCNCSEGYRGNPYTIGGCTNINECQEYDNPCHSSSTCHDTLGDYKCKCKFGLKGDGKSDNGCQPIFPPWAIAIIATFAIVVVACFVIMDVKRRKQRRFFDKNGGEILKSMGINIFTEQQLKKITNSYKETIGEGAFGKVYIGTIDEGTQRVAVKRASVKGEALPQEEFVNEITFQFRISHANLVRLVGCCLETDVPMLVFEFISKGSLFNVLHGADDQEALRLLERVDIAIGSAEALAYMHSHGGHNHVHGDIKSGNILLSDDLTPKVSDFGSSKLVSVASMYSKWCVSGDMSYIDPVYIKSGRFTEKSDVYSFGVVLLELITRKKAKYGDNSLPLDFVKCCKEEGNGRKLYDRDILSDDDAQAHRHMECLDRIGALAVRCLKEDVDERPTMAEVLDELKQVKAIASGGSSGSVAS